The sequence CGACCCGGACAGCTCTGCAGCAAGCCCGTGCCGGCGGCGGGCCGACCTTCATCGAAGCGGTCACCTACCGCCTCGGCCCCCATACCACTTCCGATGATCCGTCCCGCTACCGGGAAGATGCCGAGGTGGAAAGGATGCGCGCCCTCGAACCGCTGGTGCGCTTCCGCCGCTTCCTGGAGAAGCGGGGCCTGTGGTCGCAGGGGTGGGAAGAGGGTCTGGTCCGGGAGCTGGAAGAGTGGATCGAGGCGGCGGTCCGCCAGGCCGAGGCGCATCCCGGCCCCCGTCCGCAGGACGTCTTCGACCACATGTTCGCCGAATTGCCGCCGCATCTGGCCCGCCAGCGAGCCGAATTGCTGGCCGCCCACGCCGGGGAGGAGTGAGATGGCCGTGCTGAATCTGGTCGAGGCGATCAACCGGGCGCTGCGCGAGGAACTGGAGGCCGACTCTTCGGTATTGCTGCTCGGCGAGGACGTGGGGAAGGAAGGGGGCGTCTTCCGGGTTACCGAGGGACTGCAGCAGGCCTTCGGCGAGGAGCGGGTGATCGACACGCCGCTGGCCGAGTCGGGGATCGTCGGCGTCGCCTTCGGCATGGCCCTGCTGGGCCTGCGACCTGTGGCGGAGCTGCAGTTCATGGGCTTTCTGCCGCCGGCCCTCGACCAGATCATCTCCCACGTCGGACGCATCCGCAACCGCTCGCGCGGTGAATACACGGCGCCGCTGGTGATTCGCATGCCCTACGGCGGCGGCATCCATGCCCCCGAGCACCATTCCGAAAGCAACGAGGCGATTCTGGCCCACATCCCGGGCATCAAGGTGGTCATCCCTTCGACGCCAGCCGATGCCCTGGGGCTGCTCAAAAGCGCCATCCGCGATCCTGACCCGGTCCTCTTTCTGGAGCCGAAGCGTATCTACCGGGCAGTCAAGGGGGAGGTCCCGGACGGCGAGCATCTCGTCCCTCTCGGCCGGGCCAGGCTCGTCCGGCCGGGCCGCGACGTCACTCTGGTCGCCTGGGGGGCGATGGTGCGCGAGGCGGAAAAGGCAGCCGGAGAGCTGGCCGGTGAGGGGGTAGAGGCGGAGATACTCGATCCACGCACCGTTTCGCCACTCGATGCCGAGGCAATTATCACCTCCGTGAAGAAAACCGGCCGCTGCGTCGTGGTGCACGAGGCGCCTCGCACCTGCGGTCTGGGGGCGGAGATTTCGGCCCTGCTGATGGAGGCGGCGCTGCTCCATCTGCGGGCGCCTGTCCTGCGGGTGACCGGCTTCGACACGGTGATGCCGCTGCCGAAAGGGGAGCATTTCTACCTTCCGGATGCGGGGCGGATTGTGGGGGCGGTGCGGCAGGCGATGAACTTTTGATCTGCTTTTCACAGGTCCCACAGGTCTTACCGGTCCTAGGGGACTCTTGGGACTCGTAGGACATATAGGACAAAAGGCAAACACATGATTGAATTCAAGTTTCCCGACGTCGGGGAGGGTATTGCCGATGGGGAGATCGTCCGCTGGCTGGTGGCGGTTGGCGACAGAGTCCGGGCGCACCAGCCGATCGTCGAGATGGAGACGGACAAGGCGGTGGTGGAACTGCCATCGCCTCGCGCGGGGGTGATCCGTGAACTGCGCGGCGCGGTCGGCGACACGGTTGCCGTCGGCGCCGTACTGGCGGTGATCGAGGAGGCCGGCGAAGAGACGGCCGTGGCGGAAGTGAAGGAACAGGCGAGGCCGCCGGCGGTCGGCGTGGTCGGCGAGCTGGAGGAAGCTCCCGAGTCGGAACCCCCTGCGACGTCCGGAGAGGTCGTGCCCCCGATTCTGCCCCGGGACCGCAAGCTGGCCGCGGAACTGGGGATCGATCTGGCGGCGGTCCGGGGGAGCGGTCCTGACGGGCGCATTACCGAGGCGGACATCCGGGCGGCCGGGGCGGTGACGGAAGAGGCCCCGGCGCCTGCCGAACGCCTCCCGCTCAAGGGGGTGCGCAAGGCGATGGCGCGTACCATGACAGCTTCGGCCCGCAGCGCCGTCCACGTTACCGTCATGGAGCGGGCCGACGCCCTGGCCCTGCGCGAACTGCGGCAGCGGGAGCGGGCCCTGGCCGAGATGAAGGGAGTGCGGCTCACCTATTTGCCCTTCATCGTCAAGGCGCTTACCCTGGCGCTGGAGCGTTTTCCCCTGCTCAACAGCAGTCTCGACGAGGAGAAGGAGGAGATCGTGCTGCACCGGGGGCAGCACATCGGCTTCGCCGTCGACACCCCCGAGGGGCTGCTCGTGCCGGTGGTGCGCGACGCCCGGCGCAAGAGCATCCTCGAGCTGGCCGCCGCCCTGCAGGAACTCTCCGAACGGGCCCGGCAGCGGAAAATCACCCCGGCCGAACTGAAGGGGGGAACGTTCAGCATCAGCAACTACGGGGCGATCGGCGGCCTCTGGGGAACCCCGATCATCAACCCGCCGCAGTCCGCCATCCTGGGCGTCGGGCGAATCGAGGAAGCGGCCGTGGTGCGGGGCGGAAAGGTCGTGGCACGGCCCGTCGTCCCTTTATCCCTGACCTTCGACCACCGCATTATCGATGGAGCGACGGCCCAGCGTTTTCTCAACGCCCTGGTCGAGCATATCGAAAATCCCGACCTCATCCTGCTGGAGAACTGAACCGCGACGAGAGGAACCCCCTGGCCATGAAACTCGACCGCGAACACAAAACGCAGAAGCTGGGCAGCCATATCCCCGGCTTCGTCGGATATGGCGCCATCCATCACGTCGAAACCGATCTGCTGCTGCGCCGGCACCTGGCGAACAAGATTGGCGAAGTGCGCGATCGACTGGCCGATTTTATCGCGGCCGGCCACTACCCGGAGGCACTGCGACAAAAACTGGCCTTCTCCCTCAGGACGGCGGCCTTCCTCAAGGAGGAGGTCACCCCCGCTCCCGGCGAAGTGCCAGCGGGACCTGGTCTTTCCCCGCGGGACGAGGAACGGCTGCTCGACTTCGACCTGGTGCTGCTCGACAAGATTGCCGCCCTGCACAGCCAGCTCGACCTGATGGAGGCCGCGAGCTCGCCAGAGGTGATGGCGGAGGTGTTCGACATGTTCGATGAAGGGCTGGCCGAGGTAGACGACCTCTTTCAGGAGCGTCGGCAGGTTTTGAAAGGGGCTGTCCCATGAGCGAACAGCTGATTCTCAACGACGGTCCGGTCCCCGAAACGACCCCGGACATCGATGTGGCCGCCCACCTGCGCCGGAACATCAATCGTCTGAAGGCCGAGTTCTATGATCTCGAAGGGGGGCGGGTCGACTATGACGCCATGCGGCAGTCCGAGGCCTACCGCCAGTATGTGGCGGACACCGCACTGCTGCGCGACTACGACCTCGGCCGCCTCGGTCGCCGGGAGGAACGACTCGCCTTCTGGATCAACATCTACAACATCCTCGTTATTCATGGCGTCATCGCCCTGCAGATTCGCGAAAGCATCAAGGAGGTTTCCCACTTTTTCAGCCGGATCTGTTATGCGATCGGCGGGCTGACCTTCACCCCGGACGAGATCGAGCATGGTGTTCTCCGTGGCAACCGTCGCCCGCCCCATGGCCTTTTCCACCCCTTTGCCGGCGGCGACCCGAGACTCGCCTGCGTTGTCGACCCGCCCGAGCCGCGCATCCATTTCACCCTGGTCTGCGCCTCCACTTCCTGTCCGCCGATCAACTTCTACACTCCGGAACGGATCGATGAGCAGCTCGCCGTCGCCGCCGCCGGCTTCATCAACGGCCCGGAGGTGGAGATCCTCCCCCGGGAGAACCTGCTGCGTCTGTCGCCGATCTTCAAGTGGTACCGCCCCGATTTCGGCGGCCATGATGGCGTGATCGACACCCTGATACGCTATCTCGACCACGGGGAAGCCAAAGACTTTCTGATTCTGCGGGGACTGGCAGCGGACGTGGAGTGGAAAGAATACGACTGGCGTTTAAATCGATGAAACGGCCTTTTTCAGAAATCCCCAAACGGATCTTGGGCAAAACCGGCGTCGAAGTAACCCAGTTCGGCCTGGGCGGGGAGGGGGTGCTGCGCACCTTCGGCCGTGAGCGGGAGGCCCGGGACGTCATTGCCCGGGCGCTGGAGCGGGGAGTCAACTACTTCGAGTCGGCCCGCGCCTATTCGGGGAGCGAGGGGTACTACGGCCTGGCGCTGGGTGAGCGGCGGCCGGAGATCTTTCTTGCCAGCAAGTCGCACGACCGCACCGCTGCCGGAGCCCGGCGCCATCTCGAAACCACCCTCGCCAACATGCAGACCGACTGGCTCGATCTCTGGCAGGTTCATGACGTGCGCAGCGAGGAGGACCTTGCGGAAATTTTTGGCCCCGGCGGCGCGATCGAGGCCTTCGACCGGGCGAAAAAAGAGGGGATGGTGCGCTTCGTCGGGGTGACTGGCCACCAGGACCCCGCCATCCTGCTCAAGGCCTTCGACCTCTACGACTTCGACACGGTGCTGATGCCGGTCAACCCGGCGGAAGCCGCCTGGCTCAGTTTTCCGGAGAGGGTCCTGCCCGAAGCACGGCGCCGGGGGATGGGGGTGGTCGGCATGAAGGTGCTCTGCCGGGGGCTGGGGCTGCGGGTTCCCGGTTGCGGCGAGGTCGGTCCCTGGATCCGCTATGCGCTGTCCCATGAGGTGTCGACGGTCGTCATCGGCTGCGACGATCCGGTCCAGGTGGAGCGAAATACCGCTGCAGCCTGCGAGGCGCCGCTGACGGCTGGGGAGCGCGAGGCGCTGGAGGCGACAGTGGCTGTCTGGGCGCGGGAGCTGATGTATTACAAGTAGGCAAGTGCGGCTGCCCGCTTGT comes from Desulfuromonadales bacterium and encodes:
- a CDS encoding alpha-ketoacid dehydrogenase subunit beta, which encodes MAVLNLVEAINRALREELEADSSVLLLGEDVGKEGGVFRVTEGLQQAFGEERVIDTPLAESGIVGVAFGMALLGLRPVAELQFMGFLPPALDQIISHVGRIRNRSRGEYTAPLVIRMPYGGGIHAPEHHSESNEAILAHIPGIKVVIPSTPADALGLLKSAIRDPDPVLFLEPKRIYRAVKGEVPDGEHLVPLGRARLVRPGRDVTLVAWGAMVREAEKAAGELAGEGVEAEILDPRTVSPLDAEAIITSVKKTGRCVVVHEAPRTCGLGAEISALLMEAALLHLRAPVLRVTGFDTVMPLPKGEHFYLPDAGRIVGAVRQAMNF
- a CDS encoding dihydrolipoamide acetyltransferase family protein, producing the protein MIEFKFPDVGEGIADGEIVRWLVAVGDRVRAHQPIVEMETDKAVVELPSPRAGVIRELRGAVGDTVAVGAVLAVIEEAGEETAVAEVKEQARPPAVGVVGELEEAPESEPPATSGEVVPPILPRDRKLAAELGIDLAAVRGSGPDGRITEADIRAAGAVTEEAPAPAERLPLKGVRKAMARTMTASARSAVHVTVMERADALALRELRQRERALAEMKGVRLTYLPFIVKALTLALERFPLLNSSLDEEKEEIVLHRGQHIGFAVDTPEGLLVPVVRDARRKSILELAAALQELSERARQRKITPAELKGGTFSISNYGAIGGLWGTPIINPPQSAILGVGRIEEAAVVRGGKVVARPVVPLSLTFDHRIIDGATAQRFLNALVEHIENPDLILLEN
- a CDS encoding DUF547 domain-containing protein yields the protein MSEQLILNDGPVPETTPDIDVAAHLRRNINRLKAEFYDLEGGRVDYDAMRQSEAYRQYVADTALLRDYDLGRLGRREERLAFWINIYNILVIHGVIALQIRESIKEVSHFFSRICYAIGGLTFTPDEIEHGVLRGNRRPPHGLFHPFAGGDPRLACVVDPPEPRIHFTLVCASTSCPPINFYTPERIDEQLAVAAAGFINGPEVEILPRENLLRLSPIFKWYRPDFGGHDGVIDTLIRYLDHGEAKDFLILRGLAADVEWKEYDWRLNR
- a CDS encoding aldo/keto reductase; this encodes MGKTGVEVTQFGLGGEGVLRTFGREREARDVIARALERGVNYFESARAYSGSEGYYGLALGERRPEIFLASKSHDRTAAGARRHLETTLANMQTDWLDLWQVHDVRSEEDLAEIFGPGGAIEAFDRAKKEGMVRFVGVTGHQDPAILLKAFDLYDFDTVLMPVNPAEAAWLSFPERVLPEARRRGMGVVGMKVLCRGLGLRVPGCGEVGPWIRYALSHEVSTVVIGCDDPVQVERNTAAACEAPLTAGEREALEATVAVWARELMYYK